The genomic DNA GCTGGTATCTCTCTGGGATGACCAAGTGCTCCCCCTACAGTTGGAAGATATACAAGCCGATCGAGTTACCTACGGGCATCGGGTGCTGTCCAAGGGTAAGCTCCTCTTGAGCCACGCTAGGGACTATGTGGAAGTCCTCAAGGAAAATGGTGTGTTAGTGGATGTGGAGGAGCGGCAAAAGCAAATTGTCGGGCAAATGCAGCAGTTAGCTGATCTCATGGGGGCAAAGGTGGAAAGTCCCCCTGAATTGCTGGCAGAAGTCGTGAATTTAGTGGAATTTCCTACCGCGATCGTCGGGGAGTTTGATGCGGAATTTTTACAGTTGCCCCCCCAAGTCATTACCACAGAAATGATTGCCCACCAGCGCTATTTCCCCCTCTGGGACCGTAATTGTCCCGATCGGTTATTGCCCTTTTTCATCACAATTTCTAACGGTGACCCCAGCAAATCTAAACTGATCGCCCAGGGGAATGGCAGGGTGATTCGGGCAAGGTTGGCAGACGGTAAGTTTTTCTACGACACCGATCGGCAGGTCAAACTGGAAACCTATGTTCCCCAATTAGAAAAAGTGACATTCCAGGAGCAGTTGGGGTCAGTGGGGCAGAAGGTAGAGCGGCTGCGGCAAATTGTCAAGTTGGTGTTTAGGGCAATTCCCAATGTAGAACCGATGCTAGAAGTGACCGATCGGGCTGCCTACCTCTGTAAAGCGGACCTGGTGACCCAAATGGTTAAAGAGTTTCCCGAACTGCAGGGGATCATGGGTGCGGATTATGCTTTGCACAGCGGCGAACCTCCCCTAGTTGCCCAAGCCATCAAGGAACACTATCAACCCAGGGGCGCTAACGACCAATTACCACAGTCCGTGCCAGGGCAAATATTGGCAATCGCCGATCGGTTAGATACTCTGGTAGGCATCTTTGGGCTGGGTATGTTGCCTACAGGTTCTTCCGACCCCTTTGCTCTGCGGCGGGCAGCCCAGGGCATTGTGCAAATCTGCTGGCACTACGGTTGGCAACTGAACTTACCGCAGGTACTCAAAGACACGATCGGGGTGTACACCCATCTGCCTAGATCAGGGACAGAAATTTATAGCAACTTGATCCAGTGGTTCCAGCAGCGGTGCGAAACCTTGCTCAAAGAAGAAATTGATTACGATTTAGTGGATGCTGTTTTAGGAGTAGGTGATCCTGTCTATACCGAGTGGAGTTTGTCCAACGTAGCAGAAATCAAAGTACGGGCGGAATTTTTACAAAGATCGCGCCAGAATCAAACCCTAACTGCTATTTATGAAGTCGTCAATCGGGCTTCCCGTCTAGCTAACCAGGAAAATATTCCCACCACTGCCACCAGTTTAGAAGAAATGGTTAAAAGTGAAAAACTCCAGGAACCAGCGGAAATTCGACTGTATCAAGCGCTGCAAGAATTACCTAGCAAGCCACAAAACTATGAAGAACTAGTGACTGCTATCGCCCAGGTAGCTCCCCACCTAGCTAATTTCTTTGACGCAGTACTGGTGATGGTAGATGACCCAGATATACGCGCCAACCGCCTGGCTATGCTAGGTTACATCAGAAACTATAGTCGCCAACTAGCAGATTTCAGTGCCATGCGATCATTGTAAAATTCATGTACTCCTGTACCTGCAAGTAGTGCTATGCGTTCTGCCCCCATCTTATTTTTAATTGCTCTGGCTGTAGCTGTACTTTTGACTCCCTCTGCCCATGCCCACGTAGACGCAGGGGAAACCTCCGGCTT from Pseudanabaenaceae cyanobacterium SKYG29 includes the following:
- the glyS gene encoding glycine--tRNA ligase subunit beta, which encodes MATYLLEVGTEELPASFVAEALAQWQEKIPASLQEHNLTCSNMTVYGTPRRLAVCLEGLPEQQPDQELEIKGPAVASAYSNGEPTKALLGFLRSKGLDLADLYTRTTDKGEFVFAKQRLRGKATPAILPALAATWITKLEGKRLMRWGNRELKFPRPIRWLVSLWDDQVLPLQLEDIQADRVTYGHRVLSKGKLLLSHARDYVEVLKENGVLVDVEERQKQIVGQMQQLADLMGAKVESPPELLAEVVNLVEFPTAIVGEFDAEFLQLPPQVITTEMIAHQRYFPLWDRNCPDRLLPFFITISNGDPSKSKLIAQGNGRVIRARLADGKFFYDTDRQVKLETYVPQLEKVTFQEQLGSVGQKVERLRQIVKLVFRAIPNVEPMLEVTDRAAYLCKADLVTQMVKEFPELQGIMGADYALHSGEPPLVAQAIKEHYQPRGANDQLPQSVPGQILAIADRLDTLVGIFGLGMLPTGSSDPFALRRAAQGIVQICWHYGWQLNLPQVLKDTIGVYTHLPRSGTEIYSNLIQWFQQRCETLLKEEIDYDLVDAVLGVGDPVYTEWSLSNVAEIKVRAEFLQRSRQNQTLTAIYEVVNRASRLANQENIPTTATSLEEMVKSEKLQEPAEIRLYQALQELPSKPQNYEELVTAIAQVAPHLANFFDAVLVMVDDPDIRANRLAMLGYIRNYSRQLADFSAMRSL